The Desulfovulcanus ferrireducens genome includes a window with the following:
- a CDS encoding complex I subunit 4 family protein: MNSTWPVLTSLIAYPLVGVLILVFVQKEKWVRVLTLIFGIIEIILALPLLKFKLGSSAFQFQEFHPWITQWQINYHLGVDGISYLMVLLTIILLPLCVLCSWTYIGKRIKEFHICLLLMTSACIGVFVALDFVLFYIFWEAMLVPMFLLIAVWGGPERKYASIKFFIYTLAGSTLLLVAMIAFYKQAGTFSIPELIAKDYPFRFQFWAFLAMAIAFAIKVPMFPFHTWLPAAHVQAPTAGSVLLASVLLKMGTYGFLRFCLSLTPAASVYFAPMMIAISIASIIYGGLVALGQKDMKKLIAYSSVAHMGFVTLGIFIFNLRGAEGALMQMLNHGITTGGLFMLVGAIYERSHSREISANQGLGKFLPAYLFFFGLFSLSSLAFPGTNSFVGEALVLIGTFKKNMLLGLLAIPGALLAAAYMLRLLQKLAWGEPSAAKGQDWNDLSLREWIYLLPLAILVIYLGLAPGLALKTMDASLAKILNHVLVR; this comes from the coding sequence ATGAACTCTACCTGGCCTGTTTTGACCAGCCTTATTGCCTATCCTTTGGTTGGCGTGTTGATCCTGGTTTTTGTTCAAAAAGAAAAGTGGGTCCGCGTTCTTACTCTCATCTTTGGGATCATAGAAATAATCCTGGCCTTGCCCTTACTCAAGTTTAAACTCGGCTCAAGTGCGTTTCAGTTTCAGGAATTTCATCCATGGATAACCCAGTGGCAAATTAACTACCACCTGGGCGTTGATGGTATAAGCTATCTCATGGTTCTGTTAACAATTATCCTCCTTCCTCTATGCGTACTCTGTTCCTGGACCTATATCGGCAAAAGAATCAAAGAGTTTCATATCTGTCTGCTACTTATGACCTCTGCCTGTATTGGCGTGTTTGTGGCCCTAGACTTTGTCCTTTTTTACATCTTCTGGGAGGCCATGCTTGTACCCATGTTCCTTCTCATTGCTGTATGGGGTGGCCCAGAACGCAAATACGCATCAATTAAATTCTTTATCTATACGTTGGCCGGAAGTACCTTGCTTTTAGTGGCCATGATTGCCTTTTACAAACAAGCTGGTACCTTCTCTATCCCTGAACTGATAGCCAAAGACTATCCCTTCAGGTTCCAATTCTGGGCTTTTCTGGCCATGGCCATTGCCTTTGCCATCAAAGTACCCATGTTTCCCTTCCACACCTGGCTTCCAGCAGCCCATGTCCAGGCCCCAACCGCTGGTTCTGTTCTTCTGGCCTCAGTACTTCTTAAAATGGGAACATACGGATTCTTGCGTTTCTGCCTCTCCCTGACTCCCGCAGCCAGTGTCTATTTCGCGCCCATGATGATAGCCATATCCATTGCTTCCATCATCTATGGTGGACTGGTGGCTCTGGGACAAAAAGACATGAAAAAACTGATTGCCTACTCTTCTGTAGCCCATATGGGTTTTGTCACTTTGGGCATTTTTATTTTCAACTTACGCGGCGCAGAAGGGGCCCTTATGCAGATGCTCAACCACGGCATCACCACCGGAGGCCTGTTTATGCTTGTCGGAGCCATTTATGAACGCAGCCATAGCCGGGAAATATCTGCCAACCAGGGCCTGGGTAAATTCTTACCCGCGTACCTGTTTTTCTTCGGACTGTTTTCCCTGTCTTCCCTGGCCTTTCCCGGAACCAACAGTTTCGTAGGAGAGGCATTGGTCCTCATCGGTACCTTTAAAAAGAATATGCTCCTGGGACTGTTAGCTATTCCAGGTGCGCTTTTAGCCGCTGCCTATATGTTAAGACTTTTACAAAAACTTGCCTGGGGTGAACCTAGTGCAGCCAAAGGCCAGGACTGGAATGACTTAAGCTTAAGAGAATGGATATACCTCCTTCCTCTGGCTATTCTGGTCATTTACCTTGGCCTGGCCCCAGGCCTGGCTCTAAAAACAATGGATGCCTCCCTGGCCAAAATCCTAAACCATGTATTGGTTAGATAG
- a CDS encoding NADH-quinone oxidoreductase subunit N — translation MNFKVQFLLPELYLLAIICILFVQSITNSLKSKTKWLPYAAFAGVFVSIISFGQNGYMLYNTYKIDGLSQFFKFVIFLGFAICTANASQNKTIKREHFADYFFFMTLSTFGLLILASTVELFSIYVALELASYSLYVLIPLRNKDAKAAEAGIKYVLFGAVATALGLYGISYIIAGQQTTFIHALAGMSWSWAENPMALIGFGLFLLAFLYKLALFPFHFWCPDVYQGTSNETAAFAATMPKLGAIVVLIRIMALMPGLEVKTIIAIFAALSMTIGNLAALSQKDIKRLLGYSSVSHAGYIMLGLVSGTAYGLSAAAFYGLVYMLMNLTIFWVITRLSSSGRNIYVDDLNGMYHSSPALAFTLAVAAFALVGLPPTAGFTGKLFLLTSAWGQNFNWLVIVGAVNTAIAIYYYLNLVRHAYTVKEVAPLKFTLSPSSTALALLLSIGVLYLGLVPQDIFNWLMKTSHFILS, via the coding sequence TTGAACTTTAAAGTGCAATTTCTTTTACCTGAACTTTATCTTTTGGCCATAATTTGTATCCTGTTTGTCCAAAGCATAACCAACAGTTTAAAAAGTAAAACAAAATGGTTGCCTTATGCTGCCTTTGCTGGAGTTTTTGTGAGCATAATTTCTTTTGGTCAAAATGGATATATGCTCTACAACACCTACAAAATAGATGGTCTTTCTCAGTTTTTTAAGTTTGTCATTTTCTTAGGCTTTGCCATTTGCACGGCCAATGCAAGTCAAAACAAAACCATAAAACGCGAACACTTTGCCGATTACTTCTTCTTTATGACCTTAAGCACTTTTGGGCTCCTAATTCTTGCCAGCACCGTGGAACTCTTTTCCATCTACGTTGCACTGGAATTAGCCTCATATAGTCTATATGTACTTATTCCTTTAAGAAACAAAGACGCCAAGGCGGCTGAAGCAGGTATAAAGTATGTCCTTTTCGGAGCCGTGGCTACAGCCCTGGGACTATACGGTATATCCTATATTATTGCCGGACAGCAAACTACCTTTATACACGCCTTGGCTGGGATGAGCTGGTCATGGGCAGAAAATCCCATGGCCCTTATTGGTTTTGGGCTTTTTTTGCTGGCATTTTTATACAAACTGGCTTTGTTCCCATTCCACTTCTGGTGTCCTGACGTCTATCAGGGCACAAGCAATGAAACAGCGGCCTTTGCAGCCACAATGCCTAAATTAGGAGCAATTGTGGTCTTAATTAGAATCATGGCCCTGATGCCCGGACTTGAGGTAAAAACAATAATAGCCATCTTTGCTGCCCTGTCCATGACAATAGGGAACCTGGCCGCTTTAAGCCAAAAAGACATAAAAAGATTACTTGGTTATTCCAGTGTCTCACACGCAGGATACATCATGCTTGGGCTTGTTTCCGGCACAGCCTATGGCCTGTCAGCAGCAGCCTTTTATGGCCTGGTGTACATGCTTATGAACCTGACCATCTTCTGGGTTATCACCCGCCTATCATCATCGGGACGCAATATCTATGTTGACGACCTAAATGGCATGTATCACTCTTCTCCTGCCCTGGCCTTTACCCTGGCTGTAGCTGCCTTTGCCCTGGTGGGTCTCCCTCCTACGGCCGGATTTACTGGAAAACTATTTTTACTTACCTCTGCCTGGGGGCAAAACTTTAATTGGCTGGTCATTGTCGGAGCTGTTAATACCGCTATTGCGATTTACTATTATCTAAACCTTGTCCGCCATGCCTATACAGTAAAGGAAGTAGCTCCCTTAAAATTCACCCTTTCTCCCTCGAGTACTGCTCTGGCTCTACTTTTGTCCATCGGTGTTCTTTATTTGGGGCTGGTCCCTCAGGATATTTTCAACTGGCTGATGAAAACCAGTCACTTTATTCTCTCGTAA
- a CDS encoding DUF599 domain-containing protein, whose product MELIDIIALIVFLLCYVGYHGFYLFLLRKCPQRTVKSYVNKFREDGIEHMIAKDNHIVIIQAIRDVIMVCNFLASSTLIFIGALLNLLLNIDKIEKNLQIWNFNLFEFKILFMVGILSASFIFLVSALRYYRHVAMMVMTRPETIMKYTGEPAPKYIGALLNSGCGYYTLGSRGLMYSLLLLVWMINTLSFIFVVIAITVLFAVYRDLQLKSC is encoded by the coding sequence ATGGAATTGATTGACATCATCGCACTAATAGTCTTCCTTCTATGCTATGTTGGTTATCATGGTTTTTACTTGTTTCTCCTTAGAAAATGTCCACAAAGAACTGTAAAATCCTACGTAAATAAATTTAGAGAAGATGGCATCGAACACATGATAGCCAAGGACAATCACATAGTTATCATACAAGCTATCCGAGACGTCATTATGGTGTGTAATTTTCTTGCATCATCAACACTTATTTTCATTGGAGCGCTCTTAAATCTTCTTTTAAATATAGACAAGATTGAGAAAAATCTGCAAATTTGGAATTTTAATTTATTTGAATTTAAAATTTTATTTATGGTTGGAATCTTGTCGGCTTCTTTTATTTTTTTAGTATCTGCCTTAAGATATTATAGACATGTAGCGATGATGGTTATGACTCGTCCGGAGACAATAATGAAATATACAGGAGAGCCAGCACCAAAATATATTGGCGCTCTGCTAAACAGTGGATGCGGATATTATACACTTGGAAGTAGGGGGCTAATGTACAGTTTATTATTACTGGTATGGATGATTAACACATTATCTTTCATATTTGTTGTCATTGCTATAACTGTATTATTTGCTGTATATAGAGACCTTCAGCTTAAGTCATGTTAA